The nucleotide sequence AAATTATACTAATCTAATTAAAATATCACTACACTAGCTGTGGGTAATTTCCAGATCATAAGATTAATCCACGGGTTTCATCATCTGTTTAATGTTTGCATAATTTGTATATTaaagcatcacacacacacacacacacacatctaagaTCGTATCCAAAACAGACTATTCTTTTAAATAATTACATTATACTCTAAATGTAAACGTACGAACTTAAGTCACGTAGTTTATCCACTATCTAAGCTCTTTATAACAATAGTATCTACTGAATGTTCAATATTAGTGTTTTTCAGCACTTCACTCAAACCAGAAAACAAGATTATTCAGTTATTTAAACAATGTTTAAAATGCATCCTACTATTTATTACGTCACTAAAAAGTATTTTCATAGTTAAAACACTGGATAGTAATTAAAATGTATCCTTTTGATAGATTTtgttatataaacattttataaggGACTGTATCAATCTATTTTGATGAAATATATCTAACTCcctataaaactaaaaattttcaGCTCTCCCTTTCCATAACTAGACATCGTAGCCAGAAACTGTCAATCATTCTTTcaaatatgacatatttatttaatttgcaGCCTTTGATAAGatccattatttattttattaagaatTAATAAATTTCTAAAGATTATTTTTGCAAAGTTTAATTTCTTAAGGCCCGATTCATCTGAAATAAGTATAGGTTCGCCCGCTTAGGCCTTACACCTAACATTCATTCATAAAAACACGATTACATGACGTCACTTACAACCTCAATCTCAacagaggacgaatcagccaacGAGACAACAGACATTTACCACTAAAAAAAcataaggcgagagggttcctcGGGATTATGGCTGCAGTTGGCGAGCGATTAAATAGTGTTAAAGTATTTGAACTTTTAATGTAATAAATAAGTAACTGGTATCtcgaacagcaactcataagtcacAGGAACTCCTTTCTGGCGGGATATTCCAGCCCTTTGGTTGGCTGTTTCTTCTTAGCTGTGATTGGTTTTTACCTCTGTTTACAAATTCACACGCACAAgtttaacatcgtagccagaacttAGTTAATTATTCCTTCAAAATAAGACCTATTTATTCAGCTTAGGCATTTAAACAAGATTCATTATCTATTTCAGCATTAAATTAATTCTATCATAAGTTTGTTTGatgaaagaaatattatttataaGACCTAATTTATCTGCAATATGTATAGATATTTCACTCCTACAGagtcgaattcattcataaaatactattgcctgacgtcacatacaaccaccaatcacagcagagaacGTATCAGCCAATAAGACGACAGATATTTCGCGCTGAAAATTCATAAGACAAAAAGGTTCCTTTAagttatgggctgctgttgacgaAAAAGGTCAACTACACGGGAGCCATTTTGCGCAAACGCTCTagctaatgagttttttttttcatcctattccCTTTTTTATACGTACGGCAATGATATTTAGATGTATTTGCTTACGTAATTACCGTTTTCTAGTTTATTTAATAAAAGTTGCAATTTTAAGCTATAATGTATCTGAAATAAGTATTTAATCCATACAATGGCGTATGTCCTAATTAAGATTATGATTTGGTAATTGATCGgttcaatttaattatattatGCTTAAATATATTTactcagtcccccccccccaactggGTTTAAGCGCTTTGATGTAAATTTACGGAAATTTGGACAGGTttctcaaacagcaactcataagctcTCTTAACTCTCCGTAGTACATTCcaatcctctgattggctatattttcctcagctgtgattggttattgCCTTCTGTACTACGGcttcacacacaaacgaacacacatttaacatcgtagccagaaggacagtcaattattccttcgaatatgacttatTTAACGTACAACCATTAGtaagatttattatttattttattacaaaaataataactgttataaaaatatttttttgtaaattattattataagccctaattaatatatatacgtataggttTTTCACCCCTAGGCCTTATCCGCaacattcattcataaatacgagtgtctgacgtcatatacaaccagccaatgagacaacagatatttcccggtaTAAATGCATAAAGTGAAAGGGTTCCTCtggtttatgggctgctgttgaaaAACGACCAAATTATCTTTTTccaccttatttatttcctttatatatttttcaatttcttacatatatgtatattattaaattGTTCATGCTATTACAAACTTTTAAAAGTATAAAATTGACAAGAAAGTCTTTAATTTATTCTTGAAGGCCTTGATATGAtcttcagtctttcgtatgtcCAGTGAGAACTTGTTTAATCTTGGGGTCACATAATTGAAAAGTCTAGCTAGAacttatattaaacatatatatcttAGCTCCAATAATTCAAAGCCATCTGCaaatattctcgtgtcgacacgatttgttggctgcacgatatgtagcaattctcttagatatttttttttggaaGTCTGATTTTGATAACTTGGTGAGTACAGTATTACACATATGttagactgtgtgtgtgtatgtgtgagtgcgcgcgcgcgtgcgtacaAGTAGTTGAGGTATAATACAATTATTCGTGGTCAATATGAAAAACCAGAAAGAATGTAAAATATCGTTATGCAGATTTTCCAAAGAAGCAAAGATCACCCATTGTCATGTTTTCTGCTACAGAAaattaattccccccccccaccatatAATATGAGCtactattttatatcattatttgggAAGCAATATCTTTGGTATGATATCATTTGTCTAGTGGCTAGACTTGGTATTCAATTTTCCAGTAGGAATTATTGACAATATGCAAAAATTTTACACtgataaattttatatgtatttataggaTTTTCAAGTATATCTTGTAGTTCTTCTAAGTTTGGTACCTTTTGAGAGCTGATTTTACATCCACTTTCTAAGTATTAGATAATTCTAGAGCCTGTACATAGGTAAACTATCTCTAGTACTACTACTGTTGTCTCCCGTGTTAATCTGCATAGAAACGTATATTTTTGGCAGATTTAATTATAAATTGCAAGTGTAAAAAACAAAAGGCAgcataccgatactaaaatatttctgtatacaaccTAAACATTGGGTCCGCTTAGCCTGGAACATGCTTTTAATAATTGGTCAGTGGTAAGGTCATGTTGTTCATATTTGTTCCATAGTGAAAATATTCGTCCCTGTAGAGATCGGTATTTTCGTCTCTAACAACGAGCAAGTTTGCCGTCCTTGACCACACACACTTGAACCTGTACATTCTTAGTTTCTTTGAAAAGTAAGGGAACCAACACATAAAAAGGAATATGGGAAAAGCCTGCACTACCATTCAAACGTCTGTGATAACCTTCTACATCATTATTCGTGCGAATACTTTGGCCAAACACTGTCCACTCACTTGGTGACCAAAACCAACTTATCCATGTTTCTCTCATGTACGTTGTTAGGTCTTTAATTGGGCCAGTAGGAAGGCGTGATTCAAGGAGATCAAATGTTGATGTAATATGTTCATGTGGGAGAAAGGGAAGAGCCATTAACTGTTTTAGGTATCTTGAGTGGGACGATGATTCAAGTATGGAACCGCCAATCCTAACGCCTGAATCTTCCTTCACCGACACTAGGAACTTCTGTAATAGAGTCATCAGCTATTACGTCCTCTTCATATTGATCTGGAATTGGCGGTCGTGTGCTAATGTCAGGACAGATAAAGCCTCTTCTTGATAATTCTCCAGGGTACCATCGTAAGAAGCAGGTTGAAGTTGCATACTCTCAGCCATAGGGACATCATGGCGAGAATCAAACGTCATGTCTTCCTCATTCATCACTGTAGAAGATATGAAAATAATGCAAATATGATAacaaaaaaagatatttagaaaaaaaggaCGGAGAGGAGATTTCTCACTATACCACTAATATGTAAAAAATTGAAGATAGTACTTGGTATACTGACGTACCCGTGGCTTCTGACAATGAGCGCTTTGTACAGTACAAAATCATGGTTCGTTGACCAGGTTCCCCACGTATGATGCGACGGTATTCATCCTGACTAATGTCAGTGTTACACTTCTGGTGTTGCCATTGGTCACACTCATCACACTTAAAAGCGTGCTGGCGTTGACGGACTTCCTCAGAACAGGCAACACACGGAAAGGAAAGCCATGGTTAGAATGGATGGTATGCAGGGTTTTACCAACAAGAAAAGTCGTCTTGTGTTCGAAACAAGAAAAGTCGTCTTGTGTTTCGAAAGCTCAGTACCTCAACTCCGAGGAAGGAGACAGCGTTAACGACTATTATCTATTACGTAAACTCAAATAGCTAGTAtgttttgtagtagtagtagtactagtagtagtagtaaatttctactactactactagtactactactagtagtagtagtagtagtagtagtagtaaatttctacctctcctatcataatcgttattatcattattaatttttattattacggaggaaatgagagagagagagagagagagagagaggagagagagagagagagagagagagagaggagagagagagagagagagagagaatgtcaggtTGTTGTGACTTGACCCACCTTTTACCAGACCTCTCCTTTTCTTATTGGGCCATATTCATATTGTGCTGAAAAGTATTTACACTTCGTAAATAATCCGAAAAGTTATAATTAAGGCAACACCCTTCTGTccaccaagggagagagagagagagagagagagagagagagagagagagagagagagagagagagagagagagagagagactataggacATACATACtaggggccggagtgactagggccgGAATAACGAGGGGCCGGAGTGACTTGCTACCTACACCTATATAGCTTTTTCCATTTCTCAgattccttcttctctctttatcaatggcacaTGATTTATTTGATTGTTGTAACTGCCACATGGCGAAGTCAATGTATATTTGTGGGAGGAAaacagtacctccaataacaagattgcttattaaacaaaaacttatacaaTGAGCTCCATTGtcctttgcaactttgccaagaccctcgacaccaa is from Palaemon carinicauda isolate YSFRI2023 chromosome 13, ASM3689809v2, whole genome shotgun sequence and encodes:
- the LOC137651730 gene encoding uncharacterized protein → MTLLQKFLVSVKEDSGVRIGGSILESSSHSRYLKQLMALPFLPHEHITSTFDLLESRLPTGPIKDLTTYMRETWISWFWSPSEWTVFGQSIRTNNDVEGYHRRLNGSAGFSHIPFYVLVPLLFKETKNVQVQINTGDNSSSTRDSLPMYRL